ATCCCAGCAAAGGTGTCGGTTTCATGGACTCGTGCTCGATGCGCCAGGATCGTCCCGTCAGGGAGTCAAATACGATGAGGCCATAGCCCCAGGCATCGGCTATGTAGGCCCTGCCGCCCACACAGCGATTGGGAGTGCCACTCTCGGCCAGGTCCACCACCAGGGCCGTGAAGATGGACACGCTGGGGATGTAGGCATCGGGAGGAAGCGGGTGGCGCTGCACTAGTTCGTCCTTCACCAGGTCGAAGGTGAGGATTTGGGGCGGGCACAGCTGCAGGGAGTTTACCTGCCCCGAGTCCACCACCCAGAGACGCCAGCATTCGTCGATCTGGGAAGAATATAGTCAGGAAGTTGAAAAGCTGTATACTCAAGAAATCCATGAAACCATATTCATAGCagctaaaatataaaatgggCAAAAGATTCCTATACTTGTGCTTACATAGGTCCTAATGGCTGAGGTGATGCCAGAGCAGTTGTTGGGTGGCACATGCCACTCCGCGCTGGGATAGGGCTCCAGTCGGGGATTCTCCACCAGCTCATTGTGCTCCGCAGCCACGGTGGCCAGCGTGAAGGGTGTGGCCATCCCCAGTCGCGGAATCGTGAGGAAGGTGCGATGTCTGCCCTCATCGCCGTACTCAATGTCCACATCCACCGGCAGGAAGCGATTGCCCTTGGCGAGGTCGTCGCCCAAACTGAGGTTCGTCCACTGGTGCAGGGTGTGCAGCTCCTTGAGGACCAACTGCTGGCCCCGGACTGCACAGAATAACGCGAGGAGGACGACCCACATGGCTTTCAACTGGGAACCTGCTAAGTGCTAAGTGACAGTCCGCGCGGTTCAAACGATTGCCGAAGACTGAAGATGTGCAGGTAGGCCCTGCTAAGAACAGAACCTTCAATCTGAAGTACACTCACAAAAACGTAGTGTTTGccataatattatttatatatttacaattcaattattaatttttgaataGCTTTAAAAGAGGGGTTTTTCTATCCAAATCTCATAATAGggttctttatttaatttgacttttatttataagttttgTATAATCTTAGGTATGAGTATAtgtaaaaactaaacaagaCTTTTCCCAAAAAGAAAGCTGATAAAGAGTGAGTGGCATTTTGGTGTTTATTTCTGCGAGTGTAATTGACCATCAAAGTCAGAGACAAAGACAAAGGTCGTGTACCTGTGGCGGTCAAGCAAACACCTTCGAATGGTCCCAAGATTTATGGATGGACATCTTTTATGTCGGCTTAAGAGTGTTTACACAGATCTCGAGGGTCTCTGTGCACCTAGAAGCAGCCCCGCCCCTGCAGCAGGCCATCCACATCGCATCGCATCACCCGGTAATTGATTTCCCTGTAGTCAATGGTTCCGGCAAATATCTTCTGCAGGCGGTCGGAGAGCAGCCACAGCTCCTCCTGGCCATCAGCAGGTCTGCGGACAATCTTCATGCCACTCACGAATTGCAGCGTCACCGGATTCAGAGCAAGTGGCTGGACGTTCTCCCGGTTGTAGGGCCTTCGGATGTCCCAGCCGAAAATGCCGATGGGCTCCAGGAAGCCACAGAACCAGAATCCCCGCCTGCTTATCGCATGTGTGGCGCACTGAATCCCCCTTTTGCCCAGCGTAATGAAGTCCGACAGGGAGGAGCTAAAGCCCTTCTGCCAATTGGTGGCGTTATTCAGGACATCCAAGGGAATGGCCAGCTCCAGTTCGTTGGTCAGCGCATGGAAAATCAGATGGCGGCGCAGTCCCAGTCCCAAAGGAGTCACTGCCAAGGCCAGGGGGCCATCGAGCAGCTCGAAACTCTCGCCAGCCACCGTGTGCGTTCCGAACCTCGCATCCGGATAGGTGAACTTGTTCTCGATGCGCCAGGAGCTCTGGCCCACGACATCGTACACCACTATGGCCTTGCTGGTGGGGTCCGCCAGGTAGGCAAACACATCC
This genomic stretch from Drosophila yakuba strain Tai18E2 chromosome 3R, Prin_Dyak_Tai18E2_2.1, whole genome shotgun sequence harbors:
- the LOC6536961 gene encoding protein yellow; the encoded protein is MWVVLLALFCAVRGQQLVLKELHTLHQWTNLSLGDDLAKGNRFLPVDVDIEYGDEGRHRTFLTIPRLGMATPFTLATVAAEHNELVENPRLEPYPSAEWHVPPNNCSGITSAIRTYIDECWRLWVVDSGQVNSLQLCPPQILTFDLVKDELVQRHPLPPDAYIPSVSIFTALVVDLAESGTPNRCVGGRAYIADAWGYGLIVFDSLTGRSWRIEHESMKPTPLLGLGRSSNSQAGIFTVSLSPSEAEERFLYFHTLNAFNEVRVPLALVNNETFWKSTNASRSRDGFHSLGTRGIQCESEVMDQSGNLYCSLISLGALVKWEESVANYTADDLRVVAYNPHKIKFVTGLKINRNSKGEEELWALSSQPKLFVGGDLPENEVKFQIIGCRTADLLANTPCTVGATATTPTNV